A section of the Desulfobaccales bacterium genome encodes:
- a CDS encoding putative sulfate exporter family transporter, whose product MAYVVEKLKKVLGLGFAASEQGVIEAVEAQAKTLAELKAELGLPPDAPLSQVKEELRKLKAEHEELMGLKGEWEAREQAELGMTQWQALYRSEDWLGVWIGLGIIAVFLILHSAFATVPKAPTFRWTTDAEFQSVVATLSPAIDRLAREAADKGETGLAEQAQALSAAIAGKNRKAIGAAAKKLEEAAKKAKDKDLKDRGGKYASEISRQAGSVLEKVLSADNLLLSFYIFIALGIIGTIGMALMGQPVGYFITGFPFVFLISWLALFLAGNYTIHEYGLEYVLFCLIIGLFVSNVIGVPNWIMPAVRTEFYIKSGLVILGARVLFGVIMKAGFLGMIQALAVVSTVWYGCWWLCKKLDIDDEFAAMLSSAVSICGVSAAIATAGAVKGDPKKLSYVTSIVLVCAVPMMVLMPIISKAFGIPDAVAGAWLGGTLDTSGSVVAAGALISDLAMKVGVTVKMSQNVLIGVAAFILSVVWTLKGTKVGEKPSLMEIWYRFPKFVLGFLASSLLFSFVLSEATISAIGRPLQSIEVWFFALAFTSIGLETRFMDLAALGGGRPALAFIVAQGFNVIWTLILAYLLFGGIIFPAPKF is encoded by the coding sequence ATGGCATATGTAGTGGAAAAACTCAAAAAAGTGCTGGGGTTGGGCTTCGCGGCCAGCGAGCAGGGGGTGATCGAGGCCGTGGAGGCTCAGGCCAAGACCCTGGCGGAGCTCAAAGCGGAGCTGGGGCTCCCTCCGGATGCTCCGCTCTCCCAGGTCAAGGAGGAGCTCCGCAAACTCAAGGCCGAGCATGAGGAGCTCATGGGCCTCAAAGGCGAATGGGAGGCCCGGGAGCAGGCCGAGCTGGGCATGACCCAGTGGCAGGCCCTTTACAGGTCCGAGGACTGGCTGGGAGTCTGGATCGGACTGGGGATCATCGCCGTCTTTCTCATTTTGCATTCAGCCTTTGCCACCGTCCCCAAGGCTCCCACCTTCCGCTGGACCACGGATGCGGAGTTCCAGTCGGTGGTGGCCACCCTGTCCCCGGCCATTGACCGGCTGGCCCGGGAGGCGGCGGACAAAGGCGAGACCGGCCTGGCGGAGCAGGCCCAGGCCTTAAGCGCCGCCATCGCCGGCAAGAACCGCAAGGCCATCGGCGCGGCGGCCAAGAAGCTGGAGGAGGCGGCCAAAAAGGCCAAGGACAAAGATCTCAAGGACCGGGGCGGCAAGTACGCCTCAGAGATCAGCCGCCAGGCCGGCAGCGTCCTGGAAAAGGTCCTCTCTGCGGACAACCTGCTGCTCTCCTTCTACATCTTCATCGCCCTGGGCATCATCGGCACCATCGGCATGGCTCTCATGGGCCAGCCGGTGGGCTACTTCATCACCGGCTTCCCCTTTGTCTTCCTCATCTCCTGGCTGGCCCTGTTCCTGGCGGGCAATTACACCATCCATGAATACGGCCTGGAGTATGTGCTCTTCTGCCTCATCATCGGCCTGTTTGTGAGCAATGTCATCGGGGTGCCGAACTGGATAATGCCGGCGGTGCGCACCGAGTTTTACATCAAATCCGGCTTGGTGATCCTGGGTGCCCGGGTGCTTTTTGGGGTGATCATGAAGGCCGGCTTTTTGGGGATGATCCAGGCCCTGGCGGTGGTAAGCACCGTGTGGTACGGCTGCTGGTGGCTTTGTAAGAAGCTGGATATCGACGATGAGTTTGCCGCCATGCTCTCCAGCGCCGTGTCCATCTGCGGCGTGTCCGCAGCCATCGCCACTGCCGGGGCGGTGAAAGGGGACCCCAAGAAGCTCTCCTACGTCACCTCCATCGTCTTGGTGTGCGCCGTGCCCATGATGGTGCTCATGCCCATCATCAGCAAGGCCTTCGGCATCCCGGACGCGGTGGCCGGCGCCTGGCTGGGGGGCACCCTGGACACCTCCGGCTCGGTGGTGGCCGCCGGGGCGCTCATCAGCGACCTGGCCATGAAGGTGGGCGTCACGGTGAAGATGAGCCAGAACGTGCTCATCGGCGTGGCCGCCTTCATCCTGTCGGTGGTCTGGACCCTCAAGGGCACCAAGGTGGGGGAGAAGCCCAGCCTGATGGAGATCTGGTACCGCTTCCCCAAGTTCGTGCTGGGTTTCCTGGCCTCCTCCCTGCTCTTCTCCTTTGTGCTGAGTGAGGCCACCATCAGTGCCATCGGCCGCCCGCTGCAGAGCATTGAGGTCTGGTTCTTCGCCTTGGCCT
- a CDS encoding radical SAM/SPASM domain-containing protein has translation MFWLPFLRPAPRFDWVQVEVTTACTAACTYCPRTVWRQAWPERFLERETFERLKPFFPRTRHVHLQGWGEPFLHPEFFHFLKQAKEAGCQVGATTNGMVATEALLERCVTEGLDVLAFSLAGTDPRQDNIRRGTHLEQVLTAMKTLARLKKEWGSDSPRVHVAYMLLASRLGDLPRLPGLLAGLGVAQVVISTLDYVAAPELATEVVETSPALLAALARLRREAKALGLEVHDRWSAPASKPCAENPLRALVVAADGAVSPCVFAALPEISGAPAAHRLSFGNVRELEPLALWHAPAYREFRRSLAGGNPPPFCRTCRKLASS, from the coding sequence ATGTTCTGGCTGCCTTTTTTGCGCCCCGCGCCGCGTTTTGACTGGGTCCAGGTGGAGGTGACCACCGCCTGCACCGCGGCCTGCACCTACTGCCCCCGCACGGTGTGGCGGCAGGCCTGGCCGGAACGTTTCCTGGAGCGGGAGACCTTCGAGCGCCTGAAGCCGTTCTTTCCCCGCACCCGCCATGTGCATCTCCAAGGCTGGGGCGAACCTTTCCTGCACCCGGAGTTTTTCCATTTCCTTAAGCAGGCCAAGGAAGCGGGCTGCCAGGTGGGGGCCACCACCAACGGCATGGTGGCCACCGAGGCCCTGCTGGAGCGCTGCGTCACGGAGGGCCTGGATGTGCTGGCCTTTTCCCTGGCGGGCACCGACCCCCGCCAGGACAACATCCGCCGGGGCACCCACCTGGAGCAGGTGCTCACCGCCATGAAGACCCTGGCCCGGCTGAAGAAGGAATGGGGCTCTGACTCCCCCCGGGTGCACGTGGCCTATATGCTTTTGGCCTCCCGCTTGGGGGATCTGCCCCGGCTGCCAGGGCTCCTGGCCGGCCTGGGGGTGGCCCAGGTGGTCATCAGCACCCTGGATTATGTGGCTGCCCCGGAGCTGGCCACGGAGGTGGTGGAGACCTCCCCGGCCCTCCTGGCCGCCTTGGCCCGTCTCCGCCGGGAAGCCAAGGCTCTGGGCCTGGAGGTGCACGACCGCTGGTCGGCGCCGGCCAGCAAGCCCTGTGCCGAAAACCCCTTGAGGGCGCTGGTGGTGGCGGCGGACGGGGCGGTGTCGCCCTGCGTGTTTGCGGCCCTGCCGGAGATCAGCGGGGCACCGGCGGCCCACCGCCTCAGCTTCGGGAACGTCCGGGAGCTGGAGCCTCTGGCCCTCTGGCACGCCCCCGCCTACCGGGAATTCCGGCGCTCTTTGGCCGGCGGGAACCCTCCCCCCTTCTGCCGGACCTGTCGCAAGTTGGCCAGCTCTTGA
- a CDS encoding DUF169 domain-containing protein, giving the protein MSYQTAAAQLKQALRLRTEPFGVTFFPDPAGLPEKTRRPSQVFKKKVTICQGVTMARIYGWAVGLTQDDLLCVPGMLAFGFTPATDPALELAQLFCEVGFHPEMGPALKEVEALPRFRPQEVAALYLCPLERLTVDPQVVVLFGNPAQIMRLAQAATFALGERVAGDFGGKVECASYLIGPYRQDRVLITIPGQGDRTFSMTQDDELVVSFPARMLDGILTGLTEAAKKIGARYPITVYQNFAPEFPAPYKERAKKWGMID; this is encoded by the coding sequence ATGAGCTATCAGACCGCCGCGGCGCAACTGAAACAGGCCCTGCGCCTCAGGACCGAGCCCTTCGGAGTAACTTTTTTCCCGGATCCGGCGGGCCTGCCGGAGAAGACCCGGCGGCCGTCCCAGGTTTTCAAGAAAAAGGTCACCATCTGCCAGGGGGTGACCATGGCCCGGATTTACGGCTGGGCAGTGGGCCTCACCCAAGACGACCTCCTGTGCGTTCCCGGAATGCTGGCCTTCGGCTTCACCCCGGCCACCGACCCGGCCCTGGAGCTGGCCCAGCTCTTCTGCGAAGTGGGCTTCCATCCGGAAATGGGCCCGGCCCTGAAGGAAGTGGAGGCCCTGCCCCGCTTCCGGCCCCAGGAGGTGGCCGCCCTGTACTTATGCCCCCTGGAGCGCCTGACCGTTGACCCCCAGGTGGTGGTGCTCTTCGGCAATCCGGCCCAGATCATGCGGCTGGCCCAGGCCGCCACCTTCGCCCTGGGGGAGCGGGTGGCCGGAGACTTCGGCGGCAAGGTGGAGTGCGCCTCCTACCTCATCGGCCCCTACCGCCAGGACAGGGTCCTCATCACCATCCCCGGGCAGGGAGACCGCACTTTTTCCATGACCCAGGACGACGAGCTGGTGGTGAGCTTCCCTGCCCGGATGCTGGACGGCATCCTCACCGGCCTCACTGAGGCCGCCAAAAAGATCGGGGCCCGCTACCCCATCACCGTGTATCAGAATTTCGCCCCGGAATTTCCGGCCCCCTATAAGGAAAGGGCCAAGAAATGGGGGATGATCGACTGA
- a CDS encoding adenosylcobalamin-dependent ribonucleoside-diphosphate reductase: protein MEFRPIARRVLEERYLRRDPEGRVVETPEEMFRRVARGVAAAEARYGGLSAVARRAEEFFNALASLKFLPNTPTLMNADLPLGQLAACFVIPVEDDMTSIMEAVKAMALIHQTGGGTGFTFSHLRPKGDQVRSTGRVASGPVGFMRIFDVTTEVVKQGGRRRGANMGILRVDHPDILEFIQAKAEPGAFRNFNLSVGVTDDFMAKVEAGQDYPLINPRTGLEWRRLPAREVFDLICEYALKTGDPGLLFLDAIERANPTPELGRLEATNPCGEQPLLPYESCNLGSINLSALVRHGEVDWEELDRLTEMAVTFLDDVIDQSHYPLPQITAITRANRKIGLGVMGLADLFILLGIPYDSPEALELAERLMSRIESRAVAATEALARERGPFPNFYRSRYHQEGRPPRRNATVTTIAPTGTISLIAGVSSGIEPLFALAYRRRALEGEEFEEIHPIFLKKLRELGLDEARWLPDILTTGRIRHLTGLPEELRRLFPTTFEVSIDYQVQMQAAFQRHVENAVSKTINLAPEATREDVAYAFKLAHRLGLKGITVYRYGSRPEQVLSLPPQGVAVSPEFSEECRLCSV, encoded by the coding sequence ATGGAGTTTCGGCCCATAGCCCGGCGGGTATTGGAGGAGCGCTATCTCCGGCGGGATCCCGAGGGGCGGGTGGTGGAGACCCCCGAGGAGATGTTCCGGCGGGTGGCCCGGGGAGTGGCGGCGGCGGAGGCCCGCTACGGCGGTTTGAGCGCCGTGGCCCGCCGGGCCGAGGAGTTTTTCAACGCCCTGGCCTCCCTGAAATTCCTCCCCAACACCCCCACCCTGATGAACGCCGATCTCCCTCTGGGGCAACTGGCCGCCTGCTTCGTCATCCCCGTGGAAGACGACATGACCAGCATCATGGAGGCGGTCAAGGCCATGGCCCTCATCCATCAGACGGGCGGCGGCACCGGCTTCACCTTCTCGCATCTCCGGCCCAAGGGGGACCAGGTGCGCAGCACCGGGCGGGTGGCCTCAGGCCCCGTGGGGTTCATGCGCATCTTTGACGTCACCACCGAGGTGGTGAAACAGGGCGGCCGCCGCCGGGGGGCCAACATGGGGATTTTGCGGGTGGACCACCCCGACATCCTGGAGTTCATCCAGGCCAAGGCCGAGCCCGGGGCCTTCCGCAACTTTAACCTCTCGGTGGGGGTGACCGACGACTTCATGGCCAAAGTCGAGGCGGGCCAGGATTATCCCCTCATCAACCCCCGCACCGGCCTGGAATGGCGGCGGCTGCCGGCCCGGGAGGTCTTTGACCTCATCTGCGAATACGCCCTCAAAACCGGGGATCCCGGCCTCCTTTTCTTAGACGCCATCGAGCGGGCCAACCCCACCCCGGAGCTGGGCCGCCTGGAGGCCACCAACCCCTGCGGCGAGCAACCTCTCCTCCCCTATGAGTCCTGCAACCTGGGCTCCATCAACCTGTCTGCTCTGGTCCGGCATGGTGAGGTGGATTGGGAGGAACTGGACCGCCTCACGGAGATGGCCGTCACCTTCCTGGACGACGTCATCGACCAGAGTCACTATCCGCTCCCCCAGATCACCGCCATTACCCGGGCCAACCGCAAGATCGGCCTGGGCGTCATGGGGCTGGCGGACCTCTTCATCCTCCTGGGAATCCCTTACGACTCCCCGGAGGCCCTGGAGCTGGCGGAGCGGCTCATGAGCCGCATTGAGTCGCGGGCGGTGGCGGCCACCGAAGCTCTGGCCCGGGAGCGGGGACCCTTTCCCAATTTCTACCGCAGCCGCTACCACCAGGAGGGCCGGCCCCCAAGGCGGAACGCCACCGTCACCACCATCGCCCCCACCGGCACCATCAGCCTCATCGCCGGGGTGAGCAGCGGCATCGAGCCCCTCTTCGCCCTGGCCTACCGCCGCCGGGCCCTGGAGGGGGAGGAATTTGAGGAGATCCACCCGATTTTCCTGAAGAAACTGCGGGAGCTGGGCCTGGATGAGGCCAGGTGGCTCCCCGACATCCTGACCACCGGGCGTATCCGCCACCTCACCGGCCTGCCGGAAGAACTGCGCCGCCTCTTCCCCACCACTTTTGAGGTGAGCATCGACTACCAGGTGCAGATGCAGGCCGCCTTTCAGCGCCACGTGGAAAACGCGGTGAGCAAGACCATCAACCTGGCACCGGAAGCCACCCGGGAAGATGTGGCCTACGCCTTTAAACTGGCCCACCGCCTGGGCCTCAAAGGCATCACCGTCTACCGCTACGGCTCCCGGCCGGAGCAGGTGCTCAGCCTGCCCCCCCAGGGGGTGGCCGTCTCCCCGGAATTCAGTGAAGAATGCCGGCTGTGCTCGGTGTGA
- a CDS encoding tetratricopeptide repeat protein gives MTRVTMLAAALWLALMAPALAAPATSPYAQQGIELCNAGKFDQAIQAFNEGLKANPSDAVLYDLRGRAYFAKGQNAQALADHNQALRLNPRLAEAYKNRALVHYTQEDFHQAAEDLKKAQALGYKVDSDFLSLVTKKAAAKR, from the coding sequence ATGACCCGCGTCACCATGCTGGCCGCCGCCCTGTGGCTGGCCCTGATGGCCCCGGCCCTGGCCGCGCCGGCGACTTCCCCCTACGCTCAGCAAGGCATTGAACTCTGCAACGCCGGCAAGTTCGATCAGGCCATTCAGGCCTTCAATGAGGGCCTCAAAGCCAACCCCAGCGACGCCGTGCTGTATGACCTGAGGGGTCGGGCCTACTTCGCCAAAGGCCAGAACGCCCAGGCCCTGGCGGATCACAACCAGGCTCTCCGCCTCAACCCTCGCCTGGCCGAAGCCTACAAAAACCGGGCCCTGGTCCACTACACCCAGGAGGACTTCCACCAGGCCGCCGAAGACCTCAAAAAGGCCCAAGCCCTGGGCTACAAAGTGGACTCCGACTTCCTGAGCCTGGTCACCAAAAAAGCCGCCGCCAAACGGTGA
- a CDS encoding heterodisulfide reductase-related iron-sulfur binding cluster: MDLLEEYISTGRIKLDTTRIHETVTVHDPCNYVRKSQMALGDHMGDKTRWIVKQCINPELYREMCDDPLNNFCCGGGGGAWAMPYTEERLAYGRVKADQIRATGAEIVVAPCHNCRDQIMKGLGKEHAEGRMDMGNYKETMYLWEMVAHCLIVEPWNEEEIEAAHAERDAQFERMGIVMEEEE, encoded by the coding sequence ATGGACCTGTTGGAAGAGTACATCAGCACCGGTCGCATCAAACTGGATACCACCCGTATCCACGAAACCGTCACCGTCCACGATCCCTGCAACTACGTGCGCAAGTCCCAGATGGCCCTGGGCGACCATATGGGCGACAAAACCCGCTGGATCGTCAAACAGTGCATCAATCCGGAACTCTACCGGGAGATGTGCGATGACCCGTTGAACAACTTCTGCTGCGGCGGAGGCGGCGGCGCCTGGGCCATGCCCTACACCGAAGAGCGCCTGGCCTACGGCCGGGTGAAGGCGGACCAGATCCGGGCCACCGGCGCCGAAATCGTGGTGGCACCCTGCCACAACTGCCGGGACCAGATCATGAAAGGCCTGGGCAAAGAACACGCCGAAGGCCGCATGGACATGGGCAACTACAAGGAAACCATGTACCTCTGGGAGATGGTGGCCCACTGCCTCATCGTTGAGCCCTGGAACGAAGAGGAGATCGAAGCGGCCCACGCCGAGCGGGACGCCCAGTTCGAACGCATGGGCATCGTCATGGAAGAAGAGGAATAA
- a CDS encoding 4Fe-4S dicluster domain-containing protein: MEAHEIVIDRKRRKIGGLSPDLADRCFTCGTCSGGCPATGLVPIEGGEGTWDPRKAIRAIVFGLEQEVIDSKWPWVCTICGRCEYACPMGIKLMRTFRACRTLRERDKVPGPIHKGTVMNLEKGNNLGIPTEDFLYLLADMGKEMEEEGFPGFYVPVDKEGANIIVTINSKEPFGEPDDMKFWWKIFYAAKEDWTVSSVNWEGVNWGLFSGDDEAWKEQCRRIIENARRLKCKTILYPE, from the coding sequence ATGGAGGCGCATGAAATTGTGATTGATCGCAAGCGCCGGAAGATCGGGGGCCTGTCCCCGGATCTGGCCGACCGCTGCTTCACCTGCGGTACCTGCAGCGGCGGCTGCCCGGCCACGGGGCTGGTCCCCATCGAAGGCGGAGAGGGGACCTGGGACCCCCGGAAGGCCATCCGGGCCATCGTCTTCGGCCTGGAGCAGGAAGTCATCGACTCCAAATGGCCCTGGGTGTGCACCATCTGCGGCCGCTGTGAGTATGCCTGCCCCATGGGCATCAAACTGATGCGCACCTTCCGGGCCTGCCGGACCCTGAGGGAGCGGGACAAGGTGCCCGGCCCCATCCACAAGGGCACCGTCATGAACCTGGAAAAGGGCAACAACCTGGGCATCCCCACCGAGGATTTCCTCTATCTCCTGGCCGACATGGGCAAGGAGATGGAGGAGGAGGGCTTCCCGGGTTTTTATGTGCCCGTGGACAAGGAAGGCGCCAACATCATCGTCACCATCAACAGCAAGGAGCCCTTCGGCGAACCCGACGACATGAAGTTCTGGTGGAAGATCTTCTATGCCGCCAAGGAAGACTGGACCGTGTCGTCGGTGAACTGGGAGGGCGTCAACTGGGGGCTGTTCTCCGGAGATGACGAGGCCTGGAAGGAACAGTGCCGCCGCATCATCGAAAACGCCCGCCGCTTGAAATGCAAAACCATCCTGTACCCGGAATGA
- a CDS encoding hydrogenase maturation protease, protein MEIFGKTTLICGCGNTLLGDDGFGPAVVDRLNSVYADRLPADAAALDVGTSIRELLFDMILSPVKPKRLIIVDAVDQPGRRPGEIFELRVEDIPAVKVHDFSLHQFPTVNLLQELKEHTGVEVHLVAVQIAEIPPEVRPGLSPPVAQAVERACEAVLHLCQKGS, encoded by the coding sequence ATGGAAATATTTGGCAAAACCACACTCATCTGCGGCTGCGGCAACACCCTATTGGGGGACGACGGCTTCGGGCCGGCGGTGGTGGACCGCCTGAACAGCGTCTACGCCGATCGTCTGCCCGCCGACGCCGCGGCCCTGGACGTGGGCACCAGCATCCGGGAGCTCCTCTTCGACATGATCTTAAGCCCCGTCAAGCCAAAGCGCCTCATCATCGTGGACGCGGTGGACCAGCCGGGGCGCCGGCCGGGGGAGATCTTTGAACTGCGGGTGGAGGACATCCCGGCGGTGAAGGTGCATGACTTTTCCCTGCACCAGTTCCCCACCGTCAACCTGCTTCAGGAGCTCAAGGAACACACCGGGGTGGAGGTGCACCTGGTGGCGGTGCAGATTGCGGAGATCCCGCCGGAGGTGCGGCCGGGGCTGAGCCCGCCGGTGGCCCAGGCGGTGGAGCGGGCCTGCGAAGCGGTTCTGCACCTTTGCCAAAAAGGAAGCTAA
- a CDS encoding molybdopterin biosynthesis protein, with amino-acid sequence MRRHIYLRLTSIEEARELFLAAVDPVALLGTEEIPTVAARGRLTAAAVWARRSSPSCHQAAMDGFAVAAAATFGATPEAPKLLKIGVEAFPINTGHPMPPGTDAVIMVEHIPDPEADPIQVEGPVFPWQNVRRIGEDVVAGEMVLPEGVLITPWAQGALLAAGVTRVAVRRLPRVAIIPTGSELIPGDWEGELPPGRLPEFNSVILAGMVAELGGLPQVRPVVPDEAEALTQALREALEEAEVVLINAGSSAGSEDYTYQAVAALGEVLVHGVSMMPGKPTLLGVAAGKPVIGNPGYPVSAVLSFEQFVAPLLTRLTGRSLPPRPTVTVHPAQNLPSKPGLTEFIRVTLGRVGDKIIATPLPRAAGAITSLVKADGLLVVPALSEGLEEDRPVPAELLVRPEELEGTLVVLGSHDNTLDLLATLLRRRDPRLRLVSGHVGSQGGLMALRQGRAHFGGCHLFDPETGTYNVPYIQRLLPGLPLKLIHLAWREQGLMVAPGNPKNIRTVADLARPGVRFINRQRGAGTRLLLDYLLKEEGLSPTDIQGYEREEYTHMAVAVNVLSGTADVGLGILAAARALGLEFIPLRPERYDLVVPETTFTDPRFQTVLEILRSREFQEAATALGGYDLKDCGQILWEQ; translated from the coding sequence GTGCGGCGGCATATCTATCTGCGTCTCACCTCCATCGAGGAGGCCCGGGAGCTCTTCCTGGCGGCCGTGGATCCGGTTGCCCTGCTGGGAACTGAAGAGATTCCCACGGTGGCGGCCCGGGGGCGGCTCACCGCCGCGGCGGTGTGGGCCCGGCGCTCCTCGCCCTCCTGCCACCAGGCGGCCATGGACGGGTTTGCGGTGGCCGCGGCGGCCACCTTCGGGGCCACCCCGGAGGCGCCTAAACTTCTCAAGATAGGGGTGGAGGCCTTCCCCATCAACACCGGCCACCCCATGCCCCCGGGCACCGATGCGGTGATCATGGTGGAGCACATCCCCGATCCGGAGGCCGACCCCATCCAGGTGGAGGGGCCCGTTTTCCCCTGGCAGAATGTCCGCCGCATCGGCGAGGACGTGGTGGCAGGCGAAATGGTGCTTCCTGAGGGGGTGCTCATCACCCCCTGGGCTCAGGGGGCGCTTCTGGCCGCCGGGGTCACCCGGGTGGCGGTGCGGCGGCTGCCCCGGGTGGCCATCATCCCCACGGGCTCGGAGCTCATCCCCGGCGATTGGGAGGGGGAGCTCCCGCCGGGACGCCTGCCGGAGTTCAACTCCGTCATCCTGGCGGGGATGGTGGCGGAGCTGGGTGGCCTCCCCCAGGTGCGGCCGGTGGTGCCCGATGAGGCCGAGGCCCTCACCCAAGCCCTGCGGGAGGCCCTGGAGGAGGCGGAGGTGGTGCTCATCAACGCCGGCTCCTCCGCGGGGAGCGAGGACTACACTTACCAGGCGGTGGCCGCCCTGGGAGAGGTGCTGGTGCACGGGGTCAGCATGATGCCCGGCAAGCCCACCCTCCTGGGGGTGGCGGCAGGGAAGCCCGTCATCGGCAACCCCGGCTACCCCGTGTCCGCGGTGCTCTCCTTTGAGCAGTTCGTGGCGCCCTTGCTTACCCGCCTCACGGGCCGCTCCTTGCCTCCCCGCCCCACGGTGACGGTCCATCCCGCCCAAAATCTCCCCTCCAAACCCGGGCTGACAGAATTCATCCGGGTTACCTTGGGCCGGGTGGGGGACAAGATCATCGCCACGCCCCTCCCCCGGGCCGCCGGCGCCATCACCTCCCTGGTTAAGGCGGACGGACTTTTGGTGGTACCGGCCCTAAGCGAGGGCCTGGAGGAGGACCGCCCCGTCCCCGCGGAGCTCCTGGTGCGGCCCGAGGAGCTGGAGGGCACACTGGTGGTTTTGGGAAGCCACGACAACACCCTGGATCTCCTGGCGACCCTGCTCCGGCGCCGGGACCCGCGCCTCAGGCTCGTCTCCGGGCACGTGGGGAGCCAGGGGGGCTTGATGGCCCTGCGTCAGGGCCGGGCCCATTTCGGCGGCTGCCACCTCTTCGACCCGGAGACCGGCACCTACAATGTGCCCTATATTCAGCGCCTCCTGCCGGGCCTGCCCTTGAAGCTCATCCACCTGGCCTGGCGGGAGCAGGGCCTCATGGTGGCCCCGGGCAACCCCAAGAATATCCGCACCGTGGCCGACCTGGCCCGGCCAGGGGTGCGCTTCATCAACCGCCAGCGGGGCGCCGGCACCCGGCTGCTCCTGGACTATCTTTTGAAGGAAGAAGGCCTGAGCCCGACGGACATCCAGGGCTATGAGCGGGAGGAGTACACCCATATGGCGGTGGCGGTGAATGTGCTTTCGGGCACCGCCGATGTGGGCTTGGGGATTCTGGCCGCAGCCCGGGCCCTGGGGCTGGAGTTCATCCCCTTACGGCCCGAGCGCTACGACCTGGTGGTACCGGAAACCACTTTTACCGATCCCCGCTTTCAAACCGTGCTGGAGATTCTCCGCTCCCGGGAATTTCAGGAGGCCGCTACGGCCCTGGGGGGTTATGATCTCAAGGACTGCGGCCAGATCCTCTGGGAGCAGTGA
- a CDS encoding methyltransferase, which translates to MGDMEGRGSLPGCPKGILPPDKAGLRRNFRRRAATYELYAQVQRAMAGELLRLAETQVMGATSLLEVGCGTGTLTRELRRLNPRAWLVAVDLDPEILRRARATLAGDEGIAWLAMDAEHLCRGDFDLIIANSVFQWFSRPEATLARYHYMLRPGGLLAFSAMGPATFRELGQAWRQVVPDPETGTPVPVAARFPGGSEWVAMLGQAGFQEVRLIRELKAVSYPSVLEFLKAIQGTGAVSPRPRTLTPRRLRRLLTVYQELFGNGVVPATYELLYLTARK; encoded by the coding sequence ATGGGCGACATGGAGGGGCGGGGCAGCCTTCCCGGCTGCCCGAAAGGAATCCTGCCCCCCGACAAAGCGGGCCTCCGGCGCAACTTCCGGCGGCGGGCCGCCACCTACGAGCTGTATGCCCAGGTGCAGCGGGCCATGGCCGGGGAGCTCCTGCGCCTGGCCGAAACCCAGGTTATGGGGGCGACCAGCCTCCTGGAGGTGGGCTGCGGCACCGGCACCCTCACCCGGGAGCTGCGGCGCTTGAACCCCCGGGCCTGGCTGGTGGCGGTGGACCTGGACCCGGAGATCCTCCGCCGGGCCCGGGCGACCCTGGCCGGAGATGAGGGGATCGCCTGGCTGGCCATGGACGCCGAGCATCTGTGCCGGGGCGACTTTGACCTCATCATCGCCAACTCGGTCTTCCAGTGGTTCAGCCGGCCTGAGGCCACCCTGGCCCGCTACCATTACATGCTCCGGCCGGGCGGCTTGCTGGCCTTTTCCGCCATGGGTCCGGCCACCTTCCGGGAGCTGGGGCAGGCCTGGCGGCAGGTGGTGCCGGATCCGGAGACCGGAACTCCGGTGCCGGTGGCTGCCCGCTTTCCCGGCGGGTCCGAGTGGGTGGCGATGCTCGGGCAGGCCGGCTTTCAGGAAGTCCGCCTCATCCGCGAGCTGAAGGCGGTCTCTTACCCGTCGGTCCTGGAGTTTCTCAAGGCCATCCAGGGCACCGGCGCGGTGAGCCCCCGGCCCCGGACGCTCACCCCCCGGCGGCTGAGGCGCCTGCTCACGGTGTATCAGGAACTGTTTGGCAACGGCGTGGTGCCGGCCACCTACGAGCTTCTGTATCTCACAGCCCGGAAATAG